A genomic stretch from Solanum stenotomum isolate F172 chromosome 8, ASM1918654v1, whole genome shotgun sequence includes:
- the LOC125872917 gene encoding phosphoinositide phospholipase C 2-like isoform X1, protein MSKQTYKVGFFFRRQFTMAAAEAPADIKNLFKRYSDDSGVMSVQNLHRFLIEIQKEKNASLENAEAIINNHGGDSKQKDLQLDGFFKCLFSDVNPPLDPKLGIHHDMTAPLSHYYIYTGHNSYLTGNQLSSDCSDVPIIQALQRSVRVIELDIWPNSDKDDIEVLHGRTLTAPVALIKCLRSIKEHAFSASEYPVVITLEDHLTPDLQEKVAEMITQTFGDMLFSPSESLKKLPSPESLRKRVMISTKPPKEYLQSKEVKEKDDTKKEAEQDDVDEEEDEDEDDEEDPKSEKKAASEYKRLIAIHAGKGKGGLSDWLRVDLNKVRRLSLSEPELEKAVDTHAKEIIRFTQQNLLRIYPKGIRVDSSNYDPFVGWMHGAQMVAFNMQGYGRSLWLMHGMFRANGGCGYVKKPDLLLKAGPNNEVFDPTANLPVKTTLKVTVYMGDGWDKDFDQTHFDTYSPPDFYAKLGIAGVPADEVKKRTKTMDDNWIPSWDEQFEFPLTVPELALLRIKVLDYNLSDKDEFAGQTCLPVAELRQGIRAVPLYDQKGEKYSSVKLLMRFEFI, encoded by the exons ATGTCGAAACAGACGTACAAAGTCGGATTCTTTTTCCGGCGGCAGTTTACCATGGCTGCCGCCGAAGCTCCGGCAGACATTAAGAACCTATTTAAACGTTATTCCGACGACAGCGGAGTTATGAGCGTCCAGAATCTTCATCGTTTCTTAATTGAGATTCAGAAGGAGAAAAATGCGAGCTTAGAGAACGCTGAAGCCATTATCAATAATCACGGCGGCGACTCCAAGCAGAAAGACCTCCAGCTCGATGGCTTCTTCAAGTGTCTCTTTTCTGATGTTAATCCTCCTCTCGATCCTAAACTCGGG ATTCACCATGATATGACTGCACCTCTGTCTCATTACTACATATACACAGGCCATAATTCATATCTAACTGGGAATCAACTGAGTAGTGATTGCAGTGATGTCCCCATAATACAAGCTCTTCAGAGAAGTGTCAGAGTAATTGAATTAGATATTTGGCCAAATTCAGACAAAGATGATATAGAAGTTCTACATGGAAG GACACTGACTGCTCCAGTGGCGCTAATCAAATGTTTGAGGTCTATCAAGGAGCATGCCTTTTCTGCATCGGAGTATCCTGTTGTAATAACACTTGAAGATCATCTCACGCCAGATCTTCAGGAAAAAGTGGCCGAG ATGATCACCCAAACATTTGGAGACATGCTGTTTTCTCCTTCAGAAAGTCTGAAGAAGCTTCCTTCTCCGGAGTCACTGAGAAAGCGTGTTATGATATCAACTAAGCCACCAAAAGAATACTTACAATCCAAGGAAGTTAAGGAAAAAGATGACACAAAGAAAGAAGCTGAG CAGGATGAcgttgatgaagaagaagatgaagatgaagatgatgaagaagatcCAAAGTCAGAGAAGAAGGCGGCTTCAGAATACAAGCGCCTAATTGCCATTCATGCTGGAAAGGGGAAAGGAGGACTATCTGATTGGTTGAGGGTTGACCTCAATAAAGTAAGACGGCTGAGTCTCAGTGAACCAGAACTTGAAAAAGCTGTAGATACTCATGCAAAAGAAATTATCAG GTTCACTCAGCAGAACTTGCTGAGAATATACCCAAAGGGCATACGAGTTGATTCATCCAATTATGATCCTTTTGTTGGTTGGATGCATGGAGCTCAAATGGTAGCATTTAATATGCAG GGTTATGGAAGATCACTTTGGTTGATGCATGGTATGTTCAGGGCTAATGGTGGCTGTGGATATGTTAAGAAACCTGATCTACTATTGAAAGCTGGTCCCAACAACGAGGTCTTCGATCCTACAGCAAATTTGCCTGTCAAAACTACACTAAAG GTGACTGTATATATGGGTGATGGGTGGGACAAAGACTTTGATCAGACACACTTCGACACGTACTCACCTCCAGATTTCTATGCAAAG CTAGGAATTGCTGGAGTTCCTGCTGATGAAGTAAAGAAGAGAACAAAGACGATGGACGACAATTGGATACCAAGCTGGGATGAGCAGTTTGAGTTTCCACTAACAGTTCCTGAGTTGGCTCTACTTCGTATCAAAGTTCTTGATTATAATTTGTCTGACAAGGATGAGTTTGCTGGCCAAACATGTCTACCTGTGGCAGAGCTGCGTCAAGGTATCCGAGCAGTACCACTCTACGATCAGAAAGGAGAGAAGTACAGTTCTGTGAAGCTTCTCATGCGTTTCGAGTTTATATAA
- the LOC125872917 gene encoding phosphoinositide phospholipase C 2-like isoform X2, which produces MSKQTYKVGFFFRRQFTMAAAEAPADIKNLFKRYSDDSGVMSVQNLHRFLIEIQKEKNASLENAEAIINNHGGDSKQKDLQLDGFFKCLFSDVNPPLDPKLGIHHDMTAPLSHYYIYTGHNSYLTGNQLSSDCSDVPIIQALQRSVRVIELDIWPNSDKDDIEVLHGRTLTAPVALIKCLRSIKEHAFSASEYPVVITLEDHLTPDLQEKVAEMITQTFGDMLFSPSESLKKLPSPESLRKRVMISTKPPKEYLQSKEVKEKDDTKKEAEDDVDEEEDEDEDDEEDPKSEKKAASEYKRLIAIHAGKGKGGLSDWLRVDLNKVRRLSLSEPELEKAVDTHAKEIIRFTQQNLLRIYPKGIRVDSSNYDPFVGWMHGAQMVAFNMQGYGRSLWLMHGMFRANGGCGYVKKPDLLLKAGPNNEVFDPTANLPVKTTLKVTVYMGDGWDKDFDQTHFDTYSPPDFYAKLGIAGVPADEVKKRTKTMDDNWIPSWDEQFEFPLTVPELALLRIKVLDYNLSDKDEFAGQTCLPVAELRQGIRAVPLYDQKGEKYSSVKLLMRFEFI; this is translated from the exons ATGTCGAAACAGACGTACAAAGTCGGATTCTTTTTCCGGCGGCAGTTTACCATGGCTGCCGCCGAAGCTCCGGCAGACATTAAGAACCTATTTAAACGTTATTCCGACGACAGCGGAGTTATGAGCGTCCAGAATCTTCATCGTTTCTTAATTGAGATTCAGAAGGAGAAAAATGCGAGCTTAGAGAACGCTGAAGCCATTATCAATAATCACGGCGGCGACTCCAAGCAGAAAGACCTCCAGCTCGATGGCTTCTTCAAGTGTCTCTTTTCTGATGTTAATCCTCCTCTCGATCCTAAACTCGGG ATTCACCATGATATGACTGCACCTCTGTCTCATTACTACATATACACAGGCCATAATTCATATCTAACTGGGAATCAACTGAGTAGTGATTGCAGTGATGTCCCCATAATACAAGCTCTTCAGAGAAGTGTCAGAGTAATTGAATTAGATATTTGGCCAAATTCAGACAAAGATGATATAGAAGTTCTACATGGAAG GACACTGACTGCTCCAGTGGCGCTAATCAAATGTTTGAGGTCTATCAAGGAGCATGCCTTTTCTGCATCGGAGTATCCTGTTGTAATAACACTTGAAGATCATCTCACGCCAGATCTTCAGGAAAAAGTGGCCGAG ATGATCACCCAAACATTTGGAGACATGCTGTTTTCTCCTTCAGAAAGTCTGAAGAAGCTTCCTTCTCCGGAGTCACTGAGAAAGCGTGTTATGATATCAACTAAGCCACCAAAAGAATACTTACAATCCAAGGAAGTTAAGGAAAAAGATGACACAAAGAAAGAAGCTGAG GATGAcgttgatgaagaagaagatgaagatgaagatgatgaagaagatcCAAAGTCAGAGAAGAAGGCGGCTTCAGAATACAAGCGCCTAATTGCCATTCATGCTGGAAAGGGGAAAGGAGGACTATCTGATTGGTTGAGGGTTGACCTCAATAAAGTAAGACGGCTGAGTCTCAGTGAACCAGAACTTGAAAAAGCTGTAGATACTCATGCAAAAGAAATTATCAG GTTCACTCAGCAGAACTTGCTGAGAATATACCCAAAGGGCATACGAGTTGATTCATCCAATTATGATCCTTTTGTTGGTTGGATGCATGGAGCTCAAATGGTAGCATTTAATATGCAG GGTTATGGAAGATCACTTTGGTTGATGCATGGTATGTTCAGGGCTAATGGTGGCTGTGGATATGTTAAGAAACCTGATCTACTATTGAAAGCTGGTCCCAACAACGAGGTCTTCGATCCTACAGCAAATTTGCCTGTCAAAACTACACTAAAG GTGACTGTATATATGGGTGATGGGTGGGACAAAGACTTTGATCAGACACACTTCGACACGTACTCACCTCCAGATTTCTATGCAAAG CTAGGAATTGCTGGAGTTCCTGCTGATGAAGTAAAGAAGAGAACAAAGACGATGGACGACAATTGGATACCAAGCTGGGATGAGCAGTTTGAGTTTCCACTAACAGTTCCTGAGTTGGCTCTACTTCGTATCAAAGTTCTTGATTATAATTTGTCTGACAAGGATGAGTTTGCTGGCCAAACATGTCTACCTGTGGCAGAGCTGCGTCAAGGTATCCGAGCAGTACCACTCTACGATCAGAAAGGAGAGAAGTACAGTTCTGTGAAGCTTCTCATGCGTTTCGAGTTTATATAA
- the LOC125873707 gene encoding uncharacterized protein LOC125873707, with amino-acid sequence MSLNDGSEEEDEMAYLTRKFQKIVKKHVRFQKKGITSRVANTSDLCHKSGKTGHFMRDCQSQKQETQDFKPRRRDQVPDHVKRKAYADQVMKKAFAVWENPSSDSEEEEDNHEDVSMMVFNDDETVFNSIFSLMAKSDDEENQDEVTLFDLKSDLDTLSIKRLRKLIVVLIDSVDKITIHNLMLREKLSLCEDEKAYLNSQMSEMSVQVSILETENLQPNEGPSTSEGKRKLNSFKVELEESLEASESKLVVSLEKNPQLMKNLSQIKEELNHSLNKILSSLANQKFNSRKGLGCRQIEPLFNPHNKYVSVSDNLLCTYCGRNGHLKKKCESLKREGFSLNLLTVFGNSISSGFPSLLTDSCAVERKQSMLGGGVSFGDGKKGVILGIGKIGRSAKHYIDNVHYVNGLKYNLLSVSQICDKGNEVKLLSDKCTVTNWDLVRGLPKLKFSDNKVCDACVRGKQTRSSFKPKKGVSTTRPLELLHMNLCGLVRIQNRGGIRSHHGTEFENAQIEGFCAENGIQHNFSTPRTPQQNGVVDRKNSTLMDIARTMLIDSGLAMNFWAEAVNTACYVTNICLIMSVSIKGNYAEPIEAHGPSDTAQEGVSKNKEPEEDEFVADIEEEITRKSGWKHQSSHPLDNLVSPLDFGIQTRSKARNLAAFSTFISTIEPRNIKEALKDADWVTSMQKELHQFERSKVWRLVPKPLNRTIIGTRWVFKNKLDEHGTITRNKSRLVVQGYNQEEGINYDETFAPVVRMEAIRILISFATYMEFKLFQMDVKSAFLNGYLKEELYVKQPLGFEDVDLPNHVLDKALYGLKQAPRA; translated from the exons ATGTCTTTGAATGATGGGTCAGAAGAGGAGGATGAGATGGCCTACTTAACCAGAAAGTTCCAGAAAATAGTTAAAAAGCACGTAAGGTTCCAGAAAAAAGGGATTACAAGCAGAGTGGCAAATACAAGTGATCTATGTCACAAATCTGGGAAGACTGGACATTTCATGAGGGACTGTCAAAGCCAGAAGCAAGAAACTCAAGATTTCAAACCTCGGagaagggaccaggtccctgacCATGTGAAGAGAAAGGCCTATGCTGATCAAGTCATGAAGAAAGCCTTTGCGGTATGGGAAAACCCATCCAGCGACTctgaggaagaagaagacaatCATGAAGACGTCTCGATGATGGTTTTCAATGATGATGAAACCGTGTTCAACTCCATATTTTCTCTAATGGCCAAATCGGACGACGAAGAGAACCAGGATGAGGTAACCCTTTTCGATCTCAAAAGTGACTTAGATACTTTATCCATTAAGAGATTGAGAAAACTTATTGTTGTGCTTATTGATTCAGTAGATAAAATAACTATTCACAATCTGATGTTAAGGGAAAAATTGAGTCTATGTGAGGATGAAAAGGCCTACCTTAACTCTCAAATGTCTGAAATGAGTGTTCAGGTAAGTATTCTAGAAACTGAGAATCTGCAACCTAACGAGGGACCTAGTACCTCTGAGGGTAAACGAAAGCTCAATAGTTTTAAGGTGGAGCTAGAAGAAAGTTTGGAAGCATCTGAGTCTAAATTAGTTGTTTCTCTTGAAAAGAATCCACAACTAATGAAAAACTTAAGTCAGATTAAAGAAGAGCTAAACCATTCCCTGAATAAGATTTTGTCAAGTTTAGCTAACCAAAAGTTTAACAGCAGAAAAGGCTTAGGGTGCAGACAAATAGAACCTCTTTTCAACCCTCACAATAAATATGTATCTGTCTCTGACAATCTTTTGTGTACCTATTGTGGAAGAAATGGTCATCTGAAGAAAAAATGTGAATCTCTAAAAAGG GAAGGTTTCTCATTAAACCTTTTGACAGTTTTTGGGAACTCCATCTCAAGTGGGTTCCCAAGTCTACTTACTGATTCTTGTGCAGTAGAGAGAAAGCAGTCAATGCTG GGAGGTGGTGTGTCATTTGGTGATGGGAAAAAGGGAGTCATTCTTGGTATTGGGAAAATTGGTAGGTCAGCAAAACATTACATAGACAATGTTCACTATGTAAATGGCTTGAAGTACAATTTGCTTAGTGTATCTCAAATTTGCGACAAGGGAAATGAAGTTAAGCTTTTGTCAGACAAATGCACAGTCACAAACT GGGACCTGGTTCGTGGATTGCCGAAGCTGAAGTTTTCTGACAACAAAGTCTGTGATGCCTGTGTAAGGGGGAAGCAAACGAGATCATCTTTCAAGCCAAAGAAAGGTGTAAGCACAACCAGACCACTAGAACTTCTCCACATGAATCTATGTGGACTTGTTAGAATTCAAAATAGAGGAG GCATCAGATCACATCATGGTACAGAGTTTGAAAATGCCCAAATTGAAGGCTTTTGCGCTGAAAATGGAATTCAACACAATTTCTCTACACCAagaactcctcaacaaaatggggtTGTGGATAGGAAGAACAGTACCCTGATGGACATTGCTAGAACCATGTTGATTGACTCAGGACTTGCAATGAACTTTTGGGCAGAAGCAGTCAACACAGCTTGCTATGTTACAAATATATGTCTTATCATGTCA GTTTCAATTAAAGGAAACTATGCAGAACCCATAGAGGCACATGGTCCCTCCGATACAGCTCAGGAGGGAGTTTCTAAGAACAAAGAACCTGAAGAGGATGAATTTGTTGCTGATATTGAAGAGGAGATAACTAGAAAGTCTGGATGGAAACATCAATCGTCCCATCCTCTAGACAATCTTGTGTCTCCACTAGATTTTGGAATTCAAACTAGATCTAAAGCAAGAAATCTAGCTGCTTTCTCAACCTTCATATCCACCATTGAACCTAGAAACATCAAGGAGGCATTAAAAGATGCCGACTGGGTGACTTCAATGCAAAAAGAGCTTCATCAATTTGAAAGAAGCAAAGTGTGGCGTCTGGTCCCTAAGCCTCTCAATAGAACCATTATTGGGACTAGATGGGTTTTCAAAAACAAGCTTGATGAGCATGGAACCATCACCAGAAACAAGTCAAGACTAGTGGTACAGGGGTATAATCAAGAGGAAGGGATTAATTATGATGAGACCTTTGCACCTGTAGTCAGGATGGAAGCCATCAGAATTCTAATTTCTTTTGCCACCTACATGGAGTTCAAGTTGTTTCAAATGGATGTTAAAAGTGCTTTCCTAAATGGGTATCTGAAAGAGGAGTTGTATGTGAAACAACCTCTAGGTTTTGAAGATGTTGATCTGCCAAACCATGTGTTGGATAAGGCATTGTATGGTCTAAAACAAGCTCCTAGAGCTTGA
- the LOC125873709 gene encoding uncharacterized protein LOC125873709, with protein sequence MYFDGAAHRGGAGAGAGVVFITSLEEIIPFSFTLKQCCSNNVVEYQALILGLEMAVDMKQLHLQVFGDSQLVINQLLGSYEVKKPESLSWLCPKVDRMAWRCNPSTCA encoded by the coding sequence ATGTACTTTGATGGGGCTGCACATCGTGGCGGAGCTGGAGCTGGCGCTGGCGTAGTGTTCATCACTTCGCTAGAAGAGATTATACCATTCTCCTTTACTTTGAAGCAATGTTGCTCTAATAATGTCGTTGAATACCAAGCATTGATACTTGGACTTGAGATGGCCGTCGACATGAAGCAATTACACTTACAAGTCTTTGGTGACTCTCAGTTGGTGATCAACCAACTCTTGGGGAGTTATGAGGTGAAGAAGCCCGAATCCTTATCATGGCTATGCCCAAAAGTTGATAGGATGGCTTGGAGATGTAACCCTTCAACATGTGCGTAG
- the LOC125872916 gene encoding phosphoinositide phospholipase C 6-like, giving the protein MGSSYNYYRMFGCFNRKFKIRETEPPPDVRDAFFRYTGKGIQMNADQLLRYLVEVQGEEGCTIKDAEQIIQHVASRRHHLIRRLNHSLELDDFFFYLFQDDLNGAIKSQVHHDMTAPLQHYFIYTGHNSYLTGNQLSSDCSEIPIVKALERGVRGIELDLWPSSGKDNIHVLHGRTLTTPVPLLKCLKAIRDHAFVKSPYPVIITLEDHLTPDLQAKVAEMVIQIFGEMLYYPQSECLEEFPSPEGLKNRIILSTKPPKEYLESKNQRDTSPVGKDSFREDLLKKEKSEIGVEDHDTDERSDSDQDDEDGDTSNDQQSSQPEAPKYKSLIAVHAGKAKHGLKRALREESNKVSRLSLSEQEVVRAAENYGTDLVRFTQKNILRVYPKGTRVTSSNFKPMTGWMHGAQMVAFNMQGYGKSLWMMHGMFRSNGSCGYVKKPHFLMDKGPHNEVFDPKVKLPVKKTLQVRVYMGDGWRLDFSHTHFDAYSPPDFYTKLYLVGVPADTRKKKTRILEDDWCPVWDEEFNFPLTVPELALLRIEVREYDMSEKDDFGGQTCLPVSELRTGIRSVPLYDKKGHKMKSVRLLMRFQFL; this is encoded by the exons ATGGGGAGTAGTTACAATTATTACAGAATGTTTGGATGCTTTAACCGTAAATTTAAGATCAGAGAGACGGAGCCACCACCGGATGTGAGGGATGCATTTTTCCGGTACACCGGTAAAGGTATCCAGATGAATGCGGATCAACTTCTCCGATATCTGGTGGAGGTACAAGGAGAAGAAGGATGCACTATTAAGGATGCGGAGCAAATTATACAGCATGTTGCTAGTCGGCGGCACCATCTCATCAGGCGTCTTAACCATTCACTTGAACTCgatgatttctttttttatctttttcaggATGATCTCAATGGAGCAATCAAATCTCAg GTACACCATGACATGACTGCTCCATTGCAACATTATTTCATCTATACAGGTCATAATTCCTACTTAACTGGAAACCAACTCAGCAGCGATTGTAGTGAAATTCCTATAGTTAAGGCTCTAGAAAGAGGTGTTCGGGGAATAGAGCTCGATTTATGGCCAAGCTCCGGGAAAGATAATATTCATGTTCTTCATGGAAG GACCCTGACTACACCAGTGCCACTTCTTAAATGCTTAAAGGCCATTAGAGACCATGCTTTTGTTAAATCGCCTTATCCTGTCATAATCACTTTGGAAGACCACCTGACACCAGATCTTCAAGCTAAAGTTGCAGAG ATGGTTATCCAAATCTTTGGAGAAATGCTATATTATCCTCAATCAGAATGCTTAGAGGAATTTCCTTCACCTGAAGGGCTTAAGAATCGCATTATTCTCTCTACAAAGCCACCCAAAGAGTACCTTGAGTCAAAGAATCAGAGAGACACATCTCCAGTGGGAAAAGATTCATTTAGAGAGGACCTTTTGAAGAAGGAGAAATCAGAAATTGGCGTCGAGGATCATGACACTGATGAAAGG AGTGACAGTGATCAAGATGATGAAGACGGTGATACCTCCAACGATCAGCAATCATCCCAACCAGAAGCACCTAAGTACAAGAGTCTGATAGCAGTTCACGCTGGGAAGGCAAAACATGGTTTGAAACGTGCACTAAGAGAGGAAAGTAATAAAGTCAGTCGACTTAGTTTGAGTGAACAAGAAGTTGTAAGAGCTGCAGAAAATTATGGAACTGATTTGGTTAG GTTCACACAGAAGAATATTCTAAGGGTATACCCCAAGGGAACAAGAGTGACCTCCTCAAATTTCAAGCCTATGACTGGCTGGATGCATGGAGCTCAGATGGTAGCATTCAACATGCAG GGATATGGGAAGTCACTTTGGATGATGCACGGGATGTTTAGGTCTAATGGAAGCTGTGGCTATGTGAAAAAACCTCATTTTCTCATGGATAAAGGCCCACACAATGAAGTATTTGATCCTAAAGTAAAATTGCCAGTGAAGAAAACTTTACAG GTTAGAGTATATATGGGAGATGGATGGCGCTTGGATTTCAGCCATACACACTTCGATGCTTATTCACCACCAGACTTCTACACCAAG CTATATTTAGTCGGAGTTCCTGCAGATACTCGTAAGAAAAAGACAAGGATACTGGAGGATGACTGGTGTCCCGTATGGGATGAAGAGTTTAATTTTCCATTGACAGTGCCAGAGCTGGCTTTGCTTCGAATTGAAGTACGAGAATATGACATGTCGGAGAAGGATGATTTTGGTGGACAGACATGTTTGCCTGTCTCAGAGTTAAGAACAGGGATCCGATCAGTCCCTCTGTATGATAAGAAGGGTCATAAGATGAAATCTGTTAGACTTCTCATGCgatttcaatttctttga
- the LOC125873708 gene encoding uncharacterized protein LOC125873708, translated as MTPSPSEKPIEPSSHEVHACDTKITFTDNDLLFGETLHNLPLYMVGHVLERKINRILIDEGSGVNILPIHILKELGITTGELSESRLLIQGFNQGGQRSIGSIKLKIHMEDLRSSAWIHVIDAKTSYNILLGRPWVHENRIVSSSYYQCLKYLEGGIERKIVADDNPFTEVETHFNDAKFYLKSYVVKGSKPNDVKPIMSDKVISKRIDVAVEKVKIDTKEPCPNLNEGKIMSSKKKLTSGLRYVPKVKKEEDQSSNLQENALRGLTLPIRRIDAINLPPKLHGKSIAQNQVRDMTLPTIRTREGFDPNAYKLFVKAGYNPNEPSMLGKLPSEYTTRQSREGLGYSQPPPIRISIRRASNNHITFEDDVATPNKKSSVFDRLGESLARTSVFERLGPLKKNKNMRSYLKVTTPASHLIQKDFKSLIPSRMRRRVELVVSCKEELKAKAHTVVYTKEREEDEESVGSSNHVTIQNEYDSLPQMKIDEELEDVVWCCHISVNDNDPLEEEDARNAPPELEEGVKTTIDPLKEVNLGTDEDPRPTYLSAFLEVDEKAAYMNILKEYRDVFAWSYKEMPGLNPKVAVHRLAVKMVLILLSKLKDALGQTWFH; from the coding sequence ATGACTCCATCACCTTCTGAAAAACCTATTGAACCTTCTTCCCATGAAGTACATGCATGTgatacaaaaatcacatttacagATAATGATCTTCTGTTTGGTGAAACACTACACAATCTTCCTTTGTATATGGTGGGTCACGTGCTAGAGAGGAAGATAAATAGAATTTTAATAGATGAAGGATCTGGAGTCAACATTTTGCCTATCCACATATTGAAGGAACTTGGCATCACGACTGGAGAACTTAGTGAAAGTCGTCTGTTGATACAAGGATTTAATCAAGGGGGGCAGAGGTCCATAGGctctattaaattaaagatcCACATGGAAGATTTGCGATCAAGCGCATGGATACATGTGATTGACGCAAAGACGTCATACAATATATTACTTGGCAGGCCTTGGGTACATGAGAATAGAATTGTCTCATCTTCTTACTATCAATGTTTGAAATATCTTGAAGGCGGAATTGAAAGAAAGATAGTTGCAGATGATAACCCTTTCACCGAAGTTGAGACACATTTTAACGATGCGAAATTctatttgaaaagttatgtTGTTAAAGGGTCCAAGCCTAATGATGTAAAACCAATCATGTCCGATAAAGTCATAAGCAAAAGAATCGATGTAGCTGTTGAAAAGGTAAAAATTGACACTAAAGAACCTTGTCCCAATCTTAATGAAGGGAAGATCATGTCTTCGAAGAAAAAGCTGACTTCTGGACTTCGCTATGTTccaaaagtaaagaaagaagaagatcaaTCATCTAACCTTCAAGAAAATGCATTGAGAGGGTTAACTCTTCCTATAAGACGGATCGATGCAATAAACTTGCCTCCGAAGCTGCATGGAAAGTCAATCGCTCAAAATCAAGTGCGAGATATGACACTCCCCACAATTCGCACAAGAGAAGGTTTTGATCCCAATGCTTACAAGTTATTTGTGAAGGCTGGGTACAACCCTAATGAGCCATCAATGTTAGGGAAACTTCCATCAGAATATACAACTAGGCAATCACGTGAAGGCCTAGGCTATAGCCAACCGCCGCCAATTCGCATTTCCATAAGAAGGGCAAGCAATAACCATATAACTTTTGAAGATGATGTCGCTACTCCCAACAAAAAGTCTTCCGTCTTTGATCGACTTGGAGAATCGCTTGCAAGAACCTCTGTGTTTGAGAGGTTAGGtccattgaagaaaaacaagaatatGAGAAGTTATTTAAAAGTTACAACGCCTGCTTCACATTTGATTCaaaaagatttcaaaagtttgatTCCTTCTAGAATGAGGCGGCGGGTGGAACTTGTGGTTTCGTGTAAAGAAGAACTCAAGGCAAAGGCTCACACTGTGGTTTACACCAAGGAGCgcgaggaagatgaagaaagtgtAGGCTCCTCAAATCATGTTACAATCCAAAATGAGTACGATTCTTTGCCTCAAATGAAGATTGATGAAGAGTTAGAAGATGTTGTCTGGTGTTGTCATATATCTGTCAATGACAATGATCCGTTAGAAGAGGAAGATGCTAGAAATGCTCCACCGGAACTTGAAGAAGGAGTAAAGACCACAATAGATCCTTTGAAAGAAGTTAACCTTGGCACTGATGAAGACCCAAGGCCAACTTATTTGAGTGCCTTTCTAGAAGTTGATGAAAAAGCCGCTTATATGAATATACTCAAAGAATACAGGGATGTCTTCGCTTGGAGTTATAAAGAAATGCCTGGATTGAATCCTAAAGTAGCGGTCCATCGGTTGGCAGTCAAAATGGTTCTCATCCTGTTAAGCAAGCTCAAAGACGCTTTAGGCCAGACTTGGTTCCATTGA